A genomic stretch from Anaerococcus mediterraneensis includes:
- a CDS encoding MaoC/PaaZ C-terminal domain-containing protein gives MLGIYYEEYEVGKEIISVGRTITEADVVTFGTLTGDLNPLHMDAEFSAKDSFGQRIAHGKLGESIMVGLMSDIIQGSVVAFLGSKTEFKLPIFLGDTVHLEYKCIDKRLTKKGDKGIVNLDLNLINQRGELVTHSQFDFMVYVKEKDTRK, from the coding sequence ATGTTAGGAATTTATTACGAAGAATACGAAGTTGGAAAAGAAATAATATCTGTTGGCAGGACAATAACAGAGGCTGATGTTGTAACTTTTGGTACCCTAACAGGAGACCTAAACCCACTTCATATGGACGCAGAGTTTTCTGCCAAAGATAGTTTTGGCCAAAGAATAGCCCACGGCAAACTTGGCGAAAGTATCATGGTTGGACTAATGAGTGATATAATCCAAGGCTCAGTAGTAGCATTTTTAGGATCCAAAACAGAATTCAAGTTGCCAATATTCTTGGGCGATACAGTTCATCTAGAATACAAATGCATAGACAAAAGATTGACCAAAAAAGGTGACAAGGGCATAGTAAATCTTGACCTAAACCTAATAAACCAAAGGGGTGAGCTAGTAACTCATTCACAATTTGACTTTATGGTCTATGTAAAAGAAAAAGATACAAGAAA
- a CDS encoding GntP family permease, whose translation MDMLILLLAIVLFTVLAFKGVSAIIMGPLVGLIVALLARLPVAETMFGPFMDSTSGYVQKYFFIFFLGAVFGAIYEETGAAKSIAIGILKLSKGKMTASIITIITGILTLGGISGFVAFFVVYPIAEQLFRENNVTRRLIPGAISAGTWTFSMIAPISPSIQNVIASKTLGTPIQAAATLGYIVTVFELVAIIVWLEWRTKRFANKKIGFYEKGITPLPERDMTNAMNDDDLPNFFLAIVPLLVIVLTFNLFPDIFLVETSVFLGVVLSIIFFGKRLPGEGLNKVFAPLNVGGLNGVSAIMNTALVVGFGGVVQNTSGFHHLVDTVLSWEMSPYLFVAIAVAICAGAVGSASGGLTIAFDALKDTFINMGVNLEYVHRIGVVAAGTLDTLPHQGAQITLLNLCHLTHKEGYLDIAVTQIIIPIIGVLIMIPLASMGI comes from the coding sequence ATGGATATGCTAATATTATTGCTAGCTATAGTTTTATTTACAGTGCTAGCATTTAAGGGAGTAAGTGCCATTATCATGGGCCCTCTAGTAGGACTTATAGTTGCACTTTTGGCAAGACTACCAGTCGCTGAAACTATGTTTGGTCCATTTATGGATTCGACATCGGGATATGTTCAAAAATATTTCTTCATATTTTTCTTAGGAGCTGTTTTTGGAGCAATTTATGAGGAAACAGGAGCAGCTAAATCTATTGCTATTGGTATATTAAAACTATCTAAAGGAAAGATGACAGCATCAATTATTACCATCATAACAGGTATCCTAACCTTGGGTGGTATCAGTGGTTTTGTGGCATTTTTTGTTGTCTATCCTATAGCAGAACAACTTTTTAGGGAAAATAACGTCACAAGAAGACTTATACCTGGTGCTATTTCAGCAGGTACATGGACTTTCTCCATGATAGCACCTATTTCACCATCTATACAAAACGTTATAGCATCCAAAACTCTTGGCACACCAATTCAAGCAGCAGCTACACTTGGTTATATAGTCACAGTTTTTGAACTAGTTGCTATCATAGTTTGGTTAGAATGGAGAACAAAGAGATTTGCAAACAAGAAAATTGGATTTTATGAAAAAGGTATCACTCCATTACCAGAAAGAGATATGACAAATGCGATGAATGATGATGACCTACCAAATTTCTTTTTGGCTATAGTACCACTATTGGTTATTGTTTTGACCTTTAACCTATTCCCTGACATATTCTTGGTTGAAACTTCTGTTTTCCTAGGTGTTGTTTTATCAATAATATTTTTTGGTAAGAGACTACCAGGCGAAGGACTTAACAAAGTATTTGCTCCACTAAATGTTGGTGGACTTAATGGTGTTAGTGCAATCATGAATACAGCCTTAGTAGTTGGTTTTGGTGGTGTTGTACAAAATACATCAGGCTTCCATCATCTAGTTGATACAGTCCTATCTTGGGAAATGTCACCATACCTATTTGTAGCTATAGCAGTAGCTATATGTGCAGGAGCAGTTGGATCTGCCTCAGGTGGTTTGACAATAGCCTTTGATGCTCTAAAAGATACATTTATAAACATGGGTGTAAACCTAGAATACGTTCATAGAATCGGTGTAGTAGCAGCTGGTACCCTAGATACCTTGCCACACCAAGGTGCACAAATCACATTGCTTAACCTATGCCACCTAACCCACAAAGAGGGTTATTTGGATATAGCCGTTACTCAAATTATCATACCTATAATCGGTGTATTGATAATGATACCACTTGCTTCAATGGGAATATAA
- a CDS encoding enoyl-CoA hydratase-related protein: MKNLTINIEEEIALVTINRPKSLNALNSETLTELNETFKDIENRKDVKVVILTGSGEKSFVAGADISEMVNATPQEGRKMGMLAFEAFKRLEDMPQVTIAAVNGFALGGGCEISMACDIRVASKNAKFGQPEVGLGILPGFGGTQRLPRLVGKGRAKELIFTTDMIDAEEAYRIGLANKVVEQAELIDYCKDMARKIISKGSYAVSLAKQAINVGLDVDLASGLQVEANLFGLSFATEDKKEGMTAFLEKRKADFKDF; this comes from the coding sequence ATGAAAAATTTAACAATCAATATCGAAGAGGAAATCGCTTTAGTTACTATTAATAGGCCAAAATCTCTAAACGCTCTTAATAGTGAAACTCTAACAGAGCTTAACGAGACCTTCAAAGATATAGAAAATCGTAAGGATGTTAAGGTAGTAATCCTAACTGGTAGCGGTGAGAAATCGTTTGTAGCTGGAGCTGATATTTCTGAAATGGTAAATGCAACTCCTCAAGAAGGACGCAAAATGGGTATGCTAGCTTTTGAAGCATTCAAGAGATTAGAAGATATGCCACAAGTAACCATAGCAGCTGTTAACGGATTTGCCCTAGGCGGTGGATGCGAAATCTCTATGGCATGCGATATCAGAGTTGCATCTAAAAATGCGAAATTTGGTCAACCAGAAGTAGGCCTAGGCATATTACCAGGATTTGGTGGTACACAAAGACTTCCAAGACTTGTTGGCAAGGGCAGGGCAAAAGAACTTATCTTTACAACTGACATGATAGATGCAGAAGAAGCATATAGAATCGGTCTAGCAAATAAGGTTGTAGAACAAGCTGAACTTATAGATTATTGTAAAGACATGGCTAGAAAGATCATCAGCAAGGGATCTTATGCAGTAAGTCTTGCAAAACAAGCTATAAATGTAGGTCTTGATGTAGACCTTGCAAGCGGTCTTCAAGTAGAAGCCAACCTATTTGGATTGTCTTTTGCAACAGAAGATAAAAAAGAAGGAATGACTGCATTTCTTGAGAAAAGAAAAGCTGACTTCAAAGATTTTTAG
- a CDS encoding metal ABC transporter permease, with amino-acid sequence MLAYDFMQRALVAGIMLAIIIPMIGLVMINRKTSMVGDALSHSSLAGIAMGLILSTNLMAASLIFCIISAFAIELIRKRFKEFGDMATAIIMSFGIGLAAILSDFAPGGKSFESYLFGSITTVSKTDLKMVSVIFILVVVLSIYFYNALLYISINPLMARLAGVKVSFINSIFTFLTAITIAISAKIVGALMITSLMVIPVANALLLSSSYKKTYILSLIFSVVFMVIGISISFYQGIKPGGAIVMLAIASLCISGLVKLLSRKIKKRSTL; translated from the coding sequence ATGCTAGCTTACGATTTTATGCAAAGGGCCCTTGTTGCTGGGATCATGCTTGCAATAATTATCCCAATGATAGGTCTTGTAATGATAAATAGAAAAACCTCTATGGTAGGAGATGCCCTATCTCACTCATCCCTAGCTGGTATTGCCATGGGGCTGATCTTATCTACCAACCTCATGGCAGCATCCTTAATTTTTTGTATAATATCAGCCTTTGCAATAGAACTTATTAGAAAAAGATTTAAGGAATTTGGAGATATGGCTACAGCCATAATTATGAGTTTTGGTATAGGACTGGCTGCTATACTTTCAGATTTTGCACCAGGAGGCAAATCTTTTGAGTCCTATCTTTTTGGATCTATAACAACGGTATCAAAAACAGATTTAAAAATGGTAAGCGTCATATTTATTTTGGTAGTAGTCTTGTCCATATATTTTTACAATGCCCTTTTGTATATATCCATAAATCCGCTAATGGCAAGGCTGGCAGGAGTCAAGGTTAGTTTTATAAATAGCATTTTTACATTTTTGACAGCCATAACCATAGCTATATCAGCTAAAATTGTTGGAGCACTCATGATCACATCTTTGATGGTCATACCTGTCGCAAATGCACTTTTACTAAGCTCCTCTTATAAAAAAACTTATATCTTATCATTGATTTTTTCAGTAGTTTTTATGGTCATAGGTATAAGCATATCATTTTATCAGGGCATAAAACCAGGAGGCGCTATAGTCATGCTTGCCATAGCTTCTCTTTGTATAAGCGGTCTGGTAAAACTTTTATCTAGAAAAATCAAAAAAAGATCAACCCTTTGA
- a CDS encoding metal ABC transporter ATP-binding protein: MKLIEIKNLKFGYNENLILKNINLDLEEGDFALISGENGSGKSTLIKLILGELKKDKGSIKIFGIDMEDFKNFDKIGYVPQVNESIKVAFPISCREYVGLNLYKEFSLINTIKKSSKSKVENTFSTLNIKKLIDKPFNKLSGGQAQRVMIARAMVNNPDILILDEPTVGIDSQSKEEFLDLLVHLNTHHKISILMISHEMDMVSDYANKIFKLREGVIC; the protein is encoded by the coding sequence ATGAAGCTGATAGAAATAAAAAACTTAAAATTTGGATACAATGAAAATTTAATATTAAAAAATATAAACCTAGACTTAGAAGAGGGTGACTTTGCTCTGATATCAGGAGAAAATGGTTCGGGCAAGTCAACCCTTATAAAACTAATCCTAGGCGAGCTGAAAAAAGACAAGGGATCTATAAAAATTTTTGGAATAGACATGGAAGATTTCAAAAATTTTGACAAGATTGGTTATGTCCCACAGGTAAATGAGTCTATCAAAGTAGCCTTTCCTATAAGCTGTAGAGAGTATGTCGGCCTAAACTTATATAAGGAGTTTTCACTAATAAACACAATAAAAAAATCCAGCAAGTCGAAGGTTGAAAATACATTTTCCACCCTAAATATTAAAAAACTTATTGATAAACCCTTCAACAAACTTTCTGGAGGCCAGGCCCAAAGAGTGATGATAGCCAGGGCCATGGTCAACAATCCCGATATCCTTATCTTAGATGAACCGACAGTTGGTATAGATAGCCAGTCAAAAGAGGAATTTTTGGACCTTTTAGTCCACCTAAACACTCACCACAAGATATCTATACTTATGATAAGCCATGAGATGGATATGGTTTCTGACTATGCAAATAAAATTTTCAAGCTAAGGGAGGGAGTCATATGCTAG
- a CDS encoding metal ABC transporter solute-binding protein, Zn/Mn family, with protein MKKNNLFILLAMSLAFTGCGNQAKEKTEEKTTQVEEKAEEKLESKVIYSSFYPIYNLTKQIAGDKFDVKAFNSLTSESHGWEPSAKEIAELSGSKLIFINGAGMEEWKDAVEETVDIDMVDTSAGLDLIKADDDHDHDHEDHDHDHEDADHDHDHEDADHDHDHEDADHDHEDADEHEHHHHHGEFDPHTWLSPLNAKAQAKVIADKLSEIDPENKDYYMENYEKVAKELDDITNEYKEKFDKVTNKKFIVPHQAFGYVARDFGLEQIPLSSLTSTDEPDAKAMKDVTDLAKAKKIKTVFFEKGGSDKAAKTIADEIGAEVAPLSTMEFASKEDLDKNVTLQEIIKENLENIYKSLA; from the coding sequence ATGAAAAAGAATAATTTATTTATACTCTTAGCTATGTCCCTAGCCTTCACAGGTTGTGGCAACCAAGCTAAAGAAAAAACTGAGGAAAAAACTACACAAGTAGAAGAAAAAGCAGAAGAAAAGCTAGAATCAAAAGTGATATATTCATCTTTTTATCCTATTTACAATCTTACAAAACAAATTGCAGGGGATAAGTTTGATGTTAAAGCCTTTAATTCCTTGACTTCTGAAAGCCATGGCTGGGAGCCATCAGCTAAGGAGATAGCAGAGCTTAGCGGTTCAAAGCTAATCTTTATCAATGGTGCAGGCATGGAAGAATGGAAAGATGCTGTGGAGGAGACAGTGGATATAGATATGGTTGATACAAGTGCAGGTCTTGACCTAATAAAGGCAGATGATGATCACGACCACGACCATGAAGATCACGACCACGATCATGAAGACGCAGACCATGACCACGACCATGAAGACGCAGACCACGACCACGATCACGAAGACGCAGACCACGACCACGAAGATGCTGATGAACACGAACATCACCACCACCATGGAGAATTTGACCCTCACACATGGTTATCACCATTAAATGCCAAGGCCCAAGCAAAGGTCATAGCTGACAAATTATCTGAGATTGACCCAGAAAATAAAGACTATTATATGGAAAACTATGAAAAAGTCGCCAAAGAATTAGATGATATAACAAATGAATACAAGGAAAAATTTGACAAAGTTACAAATAAAAAATTCATAGTTCCTCATCAAGCATTTGGCTATGTAGCTAGAGACTTTGGTCTTGAGCAAATACCTCTATCAAGCCTAACATCAACAGACGAGCCAGATGCCAAGGCTATGAAAGATGTGACAGACCTTGCCAAGGCTAAAAAAATAAAGACAGTATTTTTTGAAAAAGGTGGTTCAGACAAGGCAGCAAAAACTATAGCCGATGAAATAGGTGCAGAAGTAGCCCCACTATCAACAATGGAGTTTGCTTCAAAGGAAGACCTAGATAAAAACGTAACATTGCAAGAAATAATCAAAGAAAACCTTGAAAATATATATAAGTCACTAGCATAA
- a CDS encoding Fur family transcriptional regulator: MNYKDLLKKNDLRITKQRNLILDFINQTNKPVSGQEIYDSLRKKMKIDLSTIYRNLNTLEEYNILLKTADIDGINYYQINNDDHKHFISCSVCHRKFIIENCPIHELEENIMAETGFIINGHNFEFYGICPDCQEKTIEKNS, from the coding sequence ATGAATTACAAAGACTTACTAAAGAAAAATGATCTGAGGATAACCAAACAGAGAAATCTCATCCTCGATTTTATAAATCAAACAAATAAACCTGTATCTGGCCAGGAGATCTATGACTCTCTCAGAAAAAAAATGAAGATAGATCTTTCAACTATCTATAGAAACCTAAATACCCTAGAAGAATACAATATTTTGCTAAAGACAGCTGATATTGACGGGATAAATTATTATCAGATAAATAATGATGACCACAAACATTTTATAAGCTGTTCTGTCTGCCACAGAAAATTTATCATAGAAAATTGCCCGATCCATGAGCTAGAAGAAAATATCATGGCGGAGACTGGCTTTATAATAAATGGCCACAATTTCGAGTTTTATGGGATCTGTCCAGACTGTCAGGAAAAAACAATTGAAAAGAATTCTTAA
- a CDS encoding thermonuclease family protein: MKRILKIFWIFILIFSLSSCDEKENISNEQISSTDETYTKAQVIRVIDGDTIWVDIGDRKEKVRFIGINTPELARDGKKAQFMAEEAKDFVEKTIKDKEIYLEKDLTDRDKYDRLLRYIYLEKPSENPSFDEIRDKSLNGILVKEGLAYSNYYKPNIKYQDFLEKLEDEARENKLGIHSKKNRK, translated from the coding sequence TTGAAAAGAATTCTTAAAATATTTTGGATTTTTATCCTTATATTTTCCCTTAGTTCTTGTGATGAAAAAGAAAATATATCTAATGAACAAATCTCTTCTACTGATGAAACCTACACAAAAGCACAAGTCATTAGGGTAATTGACGGTGATACAATTTGGGTGGATATAGGTGACAGGAAGGAAAAAGTGAGATTTATAGGAATAAATACACCAGAACTTGCTAGAGATGGGAAGAAGGCTCAGTTTATGGCAGAAGAAGCCAAAGATTTTGTAGAAAAAACTATAAAGGATAAGGAAATCTACCTAGAAAAAGACCTGACAGATAGGGATAAGTACGATAGGCTTCTCAGGTATATTTACCTAGAAAAACCTAGTGAAAATCCAAGTTTTGATGAAATTAGAGATAAGTCTTTAAATGGGATTTTGGTCAAAGAAGGACTGGCCTACTCCAATTATTATAAACCTAATATCAAATACCAGGATTTTTTAGAAAAACTTGAGGATGAGGCCAGGGAAAATAAGCTAGGCATCCATTCTAAAAAAAATCGCAAATAA
- a CDS encoding metallophosphoesterase — MKHRKKIVAGLLLATTILTGKYIHDQCFKAVEKRIRLFSDKVKDPIKITHISDFHSNVLANLDEVLGKIRDFNPDLIFLTGDMIDYPTKEKIERTMYFLQRLNELGIKTYYVSGNHEEVSRDSEVFYEKIKSLGITKLDNDGEFVEIGDNKIYIYGITYWGSNFDNFKPDTSLNLVLAHFSKNVRDNYRKDIDFIFSGHTHGGQVRAPFIGALVAPGEGYFPDFDRGLFDFENSRIYVESGLGNTFLPLRFLNPISYSNITIK; from the coding sequence ATGAAGCATAGAAAGAAAATAGTGGCAGGCCTCTTGCTTGCCACTACGATTTTGACAGGAAAATATATTCACGACCAGTGTTTCAAGGCTGTGGAAAAACGAATAAGGCTTTTTTCTGACAAGGTCAAAGATCCTATAAAGATCACCCACATTTCTGATTTTCATTCAAATGTATTGGCAAATCTTGATGAAGTTTTGGGGAAAATTAGGGATTTTAATCCAGACTTGATATTTCTCACAGGGGACATGATAGATTATCCTACAAAAGAAAAAATCGAAAGAACTATGTATTTTCTACAAAGATTAAATGAATTGGGGATAAAAACCTATTATGTTTCTGGAAACCACGAGGAAGTATCAAGAGATTCTGAAGTTTTTTATGAAAAAATAAAAAGTCTTGGGATCACAAAATTAGATAATGATGGAGAATTTGTAGAAATAGGGGATAATAAAATCTATATTTATGGAATTACCTATTGGGGAAGTAATTTTGACAATTTCAAGCCAGATACGAGCCTAAATTTAGTCCTAGCTCATTTTTCTAAAAATGTGAGAGATAATTATAGAAAAGACATTGACTTTATATTTTCAGGCCATACCCACGGCGGACAAGTCAGAGCCCCATTTATTGGTGCCTTGGTAGCTCCAGGTGAGGGATATTTCCCAGATTTTGATAGGGGATTGTTTGATTTTGAAAATAGTAGGATTTATGTAGAAAGTGGCCTAGGCAATACATTTTTGCCGTTGAGATTCTTAAATCCAATATCCTATTCAAATATCACGATCAAATAA
- the nadE gene encoding NAD(+) synthase produces the protein MKRNIKIKSASFPVSLGNVAENVKKIKELIDEAEKEKVNILSLPELCLTGASLYDGYLEEDLLKAAIKGLEDLIAYSQDKDVFFIVGLPVKKDKKIYNVVIPIKSGDALGLVVKENLKTYEKTIFSTDYEFALNFGEHFVDNNGEFPIYVGGLYIGISIGEDETGNMPNSLNLKEQNADIILNPSAFPRHIGTSKKLLDDISYLSKNAIYVHTPACMGESSTDFVYENKSILAKDGQILDTCTGIFSLEVEDEFHYTNFNNLTDEPYYVEKFPYLPKAEYSREYFEDALQIQALGLIQRMRAVGTDRVYLGVSGGVDSTAVLLAIVKAYEISGFDKKKIGAYTMPAFGTSDRTKLNAYKLCQALGIELKEINISKSVTAHLKDIGHDGKTPDLAYENAQARMRTQVLFNLSNMGGGLVIGTGDLSENMQGFATYNGDHMSSYSLNASLMKTELRYMIRSYAHFSENKALRNVLIDILDTPVSPELVSKKEGEITQKTEDIIGPYELIDFFIYQQLTYHKKAVDILSDAQIAFSDTYDAETLKKWIKSYFKRFTSSQFKRSAAVDGPNVTGRSFSPRLGFKIPSDMSPSVYLEGLDEA, from the coding sequence ATGAAAAGAAATATAAAAATAAAATCTGCATCTTTTCCAGTTTCTTTGGGAAATGTAGCAGAAAATGTTAAAAAAATAAAAGAATTGATAGATGAGGCGGAAAAGGAAAAGGTAAATATTCTTTCCCTCCCAGAATTATGTCTGACAGGTGCTAGTCTTTATGACGGATATTTAGAAGAAGACCTACTAAAGGCAGCTATTAAAGGTTTAGAGGATCTCATTGCCTATTCGCAAGATAAGGACGTATTTTTTATCGTTGGTCTACCAGTAAAAAAAGATAAAAAAATATATAACGTTGTGATTCCTATAAAAAGCGGTGATGCCTTGGGATTAGTAGTTAAGGAAAATCTCAAAACGTATGAAAAAACTATTTTCTCAACAGATTATGAATTTGCATTAAATTTTGGGGAACACTTTGTTGATAATAATGGAGAATTCCCAATCTATGTTGGTGGACTTTATATAGGTATAAGTATTGGAGAAGATGAAACAGGAAATATGCCAAATTCGCTAAATTTAAAAGAACAAAATGCAGATATAATCCTAAATCCGTCCGCTTTTCCAAGACATATTGGTACTTCTAAAAAATTGCTAGATGACATATCTTATCTATCAAAGAATGCAATTTATGTCCATACACCAGCTTGTATGGGTGAATCTTCAACTGATTTTGTCTATGAAAATAAAAGCATTTTAGCCAAAGATGGACAAATTTTAGATACTTGTACAGGAATATTTTCCCTAGAAGTAGAAGATGAATTTCATTATACAAATTTCAATAATTTAACCGATGAGCCTTACTATGTGGAGAAATTCCCATATTTGCCAAAGGCAGAATATTCTAGGGAATATTTCGAAGATGCACTCCAAATTCAGGCCCTAGGCCTCATTCAGAGAATGAGAGCTGTTGGAACTGACAGGGTTTATTTGGGAGTATCTGGAGGGGTTGACTCAACAGCAGTCCTCCTAGCCATTGTTAAGGCTTATGAAATATCTGGTTTTGACAAGAAAAAAATTGGCGCCTACACCATGCCAGCCTTTGGTACAAGCGACAGGACCAAGTTAAATGCCTATAAGCTTTGCCAGGCACTTGGAATTGAATTAAAGGAAATAAATATTTCAAAATCCGTAACAGCCCACCTAAAAGATATTGGCCACGACGGAAAAACTCCAGACTTGGCCTACGAAAATGCCCAAGCCAGGATGAGGACCCAAGTTCTCTTTAACCTATCAAACATGGGCGGGGGCCTTGTCATAGGAACTGGCGACTTGTCTGAAAATATGCAAGGCTTTGCCACCTACAATGGCGATCATATGTCATCTTATAGCCTAAATGCATCTTTGATGAAAACTGAGCTTAGGTATATGATAAGGTCTTATGCGCATTTTTCAGAAAATAAAGCTTTGAGAAATGTTTTAATTGATATTTTGGACACTCCAGTTTCTCCAGAGCTTGTCAGTAAAAAAGAGGGTGAGATCACCCAAAAAACAGAGGATATAATAGGCCCTTATGAATTGATAGATTTCTTTATCTACCAACAATTGACCTACCACAAGAAGGCTGTCGATATTTTATCTGATGCCCAAATTGCCTTTTCTGACACCTATGATGCGGAAACTCTAAAAAAATGGATAAAATCATATTTTAAAAGATTTACCTCTAGCCAATTTAAAAGATCAGCCGCAGTTGATGGACCAAATGTCACAGGTAGGAGTTTTTCTCCAAGACTAGGTTTTAAAATCCCATCAGATATGAGCCCAAGTGTTTATTTAGAGGGTTTAGATGAAGCATAG
- a CDS encoding acyl-CoA dehydrogenase family protein encodes MGYNLPRDLEEFRKVVRDFAEDKIKPIAFHLDQTKEFPKEIIKEMGKMGLMGIPFDEKYGGAGLTNEHYAIAVEELSRVDGGVGVICSAHTSLGTWGINEFGTEEQKEKYLRPLVDGTYIGGFGLTEENAGSDSAETETTAVDKGDHYLLNGKKIFITNAPEAQTYLVTAVTEPGKGNHGISMFIVDKDFEGFTFSEPYDKLGIRSSITAELHFRNVKVPKENLLGELNKGFKYAMMILDGGRIGIASQGLGIAQGAYESALNYSMERVQFGKSVGRFQYNSFKLAQMATELKAARLLIYDAAKKKDAHVKGYGLDAAMAKLYASDLAERLTSEALQLYGGSGFIKGSDVERFYRDSKITQIYEGTNEIMKLVISGYILPRDGSAKKEKPVVKKEEAKSESQIFTGDPQEAAKKLVQALVADGFTLKKDPVDLEGKVEEADRVVVVGMGIGEEQNLELAKKLANLTGSVLGSSRPAAQVRKYVPLRQYIGVSGRKFKGELYFGIGISGAGQHLRGLRDAGKIVVINNDEAAPFFKNCDYGIVGDFHKVVPALIEEIEKL; translated from the coding sequence ATGGGATATAATTTACCAAGAGATTTAGAAGAATTTAGAAAAGTCGTCAGAGATTTTGCAGAAGATAAAATTAAGCCAATCGCTTTTCACCTTGACCAAACAAAAGAATTTCCAAAAGAAATTATTAAAGAGATGGGCAAGATGGGCCTAATGGGCATACCTTTTGATGAAAAATATGGTGGAGCAGGACTTACAAACGAGCACTACGCAATAGCTGTAGAAGAGTTATCTAGGGTAGACGGTGGTGTTGGTGTTATCTGCTCAGCTCATACCTCTCTAGGAACATGGGGTATCAATGAATTTGGTACAGAAGAACAAAAAGAAAAATACCTTAGACCATTAGTAGATGGTACCTATATAGGTGGTTTTGGTCTTACAGAAGAAAATGCTGGTTCAGACTCAGCAGAGACAGAAACCACAGCAGTAGATAAAGGCGACCACTACCTATTAAATGGTAAAAAAATATTTATCACAAACGCCCCAGAAGCTCAAACATATCTAGTAACTGCAGTTACAGAGCCAGGTAAGGGTAACCACGGTATCTCAATGTTTATCGTTGACAAAGACTTTGAAGGATTTACCTTCTCAGAACCATATGACAAACTAGGTATCAGATCATCAATTACAGCTGAGCTTCACTTTAGAAATGTAAAAGTTCCAAAAGAAAACCTACTAGGTGAGCTTAATAAAGGTTTTAAATATGCAATGATGATCCTAGATGGTGGTAGGATTGGTATAGCATCACAAGGTCTTGGTATAGCCCAAGGTGCTTATGAATCTGCCTTAAACTATTCTATGGAAAGGGTACAATTTGGTAAATCAGTTGGTAGATTCCAATATAACTCATTTAAGCTTGCACAAATGGCAACAGAGCTAAAGGCAGCAAGACTTTTAATCTATGATGCAGCAAAGAAAAAAGATGCCCATGTCAAAGGCTATGGTTTGGATGCAGCTATGGCAAAACTATACGCATCAGACCTTGCTGAAAGGCTAACATCAGAAGCCCTACAACTATATGGCGGTTCTGGATTTATCAAGGGATCAGATGTAGAAAGGTTCTATAGAGATTCTAAGATTACTCAAATCTATGAAGGTACAAATGAGATAATGAAGCTAGTTATCTCTGGATATATCCTACCAAGAGATGGTAGTGCTAAGAAAGAAAAACCAGTAGTTAAAAAAGAAGAAGCTAAATCTGAAAGCCAAATCTTCACAGGTGATCCACAAGAAGCAGCTAAAAAACTTGTTCAGGCCCTAGTAGCTGATGGATTTACCCTAAAGAAAGATCCAGTTGACCTAGAAGGCAAGGTAGAAGAAGCTGACAGAGTTGTAGTTGTAGGTATGGGTATAGGTGAGGAACAAAACCTAGAACTAGCCAAGAAACTCGCCAACCTAACAGGATCTGTTCTTGGTTCATCAAGACCAGCAGCCCAAGTTAGAAAATATGTACCACTTAGACAATATATAGGTGTATCTGGTAGAAAGTTCAAGGGAGAACTATATTTCGGTATAGGTATCTCAGGAGCAGGTCAACACCTCAGAGGACTTAGGGATGCTGGCAAGATCGTAGTTATCAACAACGACGAAGCAGCTCCATTCTTCAAAAACTGCGATTATGGTATAGTAGGCGACTTCCACAAAGTAGTACCAGCCCTAATCGAAGAGATCGAAAAACTTTAA